TCTTCCTTATCTGCATAGCCTTCAAAAAGCGGGTTTATATCAATTTCCGAATAAAGGAGGTTGGCTTTTTTCTCATTTTTTTCTTCAACTCCTGCAATCCCGCCGTTCTTTTTAAGCCACCTTAAAGTGAGCATAGACACATACACGGCATAAACAGCAGGGGTGTTGAACATGCTGGCTTTATTGAGGTGCACGCGGTAATCCATCATTGAAGGAACCGAACGCTCTACTTTCCCTAAAATATCTTCTTTTATGACCACCAGAGTAGTACCTGCAGGCCCCATGTTCTTTTGGGCACCGGCATAAATGAGGTCAAATTTTGAAAAATCCAACTGGCGAGAGAATATATCACTACTCATATCGCACACCATAGGTTTGGGCGTGTTCGGAAATTCCTTTATTTGGGTTCCGTAGATCGTGTTGTTGCTGGTACAATGAAAATAATCTACATCTGAAGGTATAAAATAACCTTTGGGGATATACTTAAAATCCCTGTCGGCCGATGATGCCACTTCGGCAACCTCCCCAAAGAACTTAGCTTCTTTAATGGCTTTTGTGCTCCAGGTACCCGTATTGAGGTAAGCAGCTTTGGTTTTGAGCAGGTTGTATGGCGTCATGAGAAACTGCGTGCTTGCGCCGCCCTGCAGAAAAAGGGCTTTATAGCCTTTGCCTTCAAGCCCTAACAGTTCGAGGGCAAGGCTGCGGGCCTCTTCCATAACATCTACAAAATCTTTACTGCGGTGAGAGATCTCCAGGATAGATAAGCCTGAATTATTGAAATTTAATATTGCCTGTGATGCCTCCTCAAACACTTCCTGTGGAAGTATGCAGGGTCCGGCACTATAATTATGTTTTTTCATACTTGTTTTTTAACAGTTACAAATATGAGAAAATCAAAAGCATTTTCTTGTTATTGAAATGATAATTTAGGGAATTTTACTGCGGA
This Salinimicrobium tongyeongense DNA region includes the following protein-coding sequences:
- the serC gene encoding 3-phosphoserine/phosphohydroxythreonine transaminase; amino-acid sequence: MKKHNYSAGPCILPQEVFEEASQAILNFNNSGLSILEISHRSKDFVDVMEEARSLALELLGLEGKGYKALFLQGGASTQFLMTPYNLLKTKAAYLNTGTWSTKAIKEAKFFGEVAEVASSADRDFKYIPKGYFIPSDVDYFHCTSNNTIYGTQIKEFPNTPKPMVCDMSSDIFSRQLDFSKFDLIYAGAQKNMGPAGTTLVVIKEDILGKVERSVPSMMDYRVHLNKASMFNTPAVYAVYVSMLTLRWLKKNGGIAGVEEKNEKKANLLYSEIDINPLFEGYADKEDRSTMNVTFNLVNDDLKETFDTMWKEAGINGLNGHRSVGGYRASIYNALPLESVQVLVDVMSELERKA